From Demequina capsici, one genomic window encodes:
- a CDS encoding type II secretion system F family protein — MIPAILCGAALGAGLALALSWWQARRLTLAMRLAPSMPASRVLRVPMLSAASAPLLERLLAPVVRDAVHALERWGTSTAEIERRVRRAGWTTSPDQFRAGQVVWGALGLAVGLAASILLAASRGAAPAVLLILTLAAGAAGVVLRERALAVAVARREQRMLDELPAIAELLALSVSAGEGATGAMERVSRLAEGDLSQEIREVLARTRAGMPLAESLRVLAGATGLQAVRRFADTIATAVERGTPLADVLRAQAVDVREARRQSLMEDGGRREILMMIPAVNR, encoded by the coding sequence GTGATCCCAGCGATCCTCTGCGGCGCGGCTTTGGGCGCAGGGCTTGCGCTCGCGCTCTCGTGGTGGCAGGCGCGCCGGCTCACGCTCGCCATGAGGCTCGCGCCGTCGATGCCGGCATCGAGGGTCTTACGGGTGCCGATGCTCTCGGCGGCGTCAGCCCCGTTGCTCGAGCGTCTTCTCGCCCCCGTGGTGCGTGACGCAGTCCACGCGCTCGAACGGTGGGGGACCTCGACGGCGGAGATCGAGAGGCGTGTTCGGCGCGCCGGTTGGACCACGAGTCCGGATCAGTTCCGTGCAGGACAGGTGGTGTGGGGCGCGCTCGGCCTCGCCGTGGGCCTCGCCGCGTCGATCCTCCTGGCCGCCTCCCGTGGAGCTGCCCCGGCGGTGCTGCTGATCCTCACCCTTGCGGCGGGGGCCGCCGGCGTGGTGCTGCGCGAGCGCGCGCTGGCCGTCGCCGTCGCGCGGCGCGAGCAGAGGATGCTCGACGAGCTTCCGGCCATCGCAGAGCTTCTCGCGCTGTCCGTGTCCGCCGGGGAGGGTGCCACCGGCGCGATGGAGCGGGTATCCCGCCTCGCCGAAGGCGACCTCTCTCAAGAGATCCGCGAGGTGCTCGCCCGGACGCGAGCGGGGATGCCACTGGCGGAATCGCTCAGGGTCCTCGCCGGCGCGACGGGCCTTCAGGCCGTCCGCCGCTTCGCGGACACGATCGCGACTGCGGTGGAACGAGGCACACCGCTTGCCGACGTGCTCAGGGCGCAGGCCGTCGACGTGCGTGAGGCGCGACGCCAGTCGCTGATGGAGGACGGGGGCAGACGGGAGATCCTCATGATGATCCCGGCTGTCAACCGCTAG
- a CDS encoding type II secretion system F family protein: MGTVLGLMLGAGAFLVWWSTWAADAVRVPTIGRWSRSLRDDLHQAGIHGVAPHTLAGTAALLGVAVAVIGGAVTGSFVIGACFGALASRGPFALVRGRARARRGRMRESWPEAVDSLSSGIRAGLALPEALSQLGERGPMELRDAFAAFGRDFRASGRFSESLDELKARLADPVADRIVEALRLTREVGGTDIGHLLRTLSELLREDARTRGELEARQSWTVNAARLAVAAPWAVLLMLASQPQNARAYDSGVGVTILVAGGGATVIAYRVMMRIGRLPQEQRVMR, from the coding sequence ATGGGCACCGTACTCGGCCTGATGCTCGGCGCAGGCGCCTTCCTCGTGTGGTGGTCCACCTGGGCCGCCGACGCGGTGCGTGTGCCCACGATCGGGCGATGGAGCCGGTCGCTTCGTGACGACCTGCACCAGGCGGGCATCCACGGGGTCGCTCCGCACACGCTCGCCGGCACCGCAGCGCTGCTGGGTGTCGCAGTCGCCGTCATCGGCGGGGCGGTGACCGGCTCGTTCGTCATCGGAGCATGCTTCGGCGCCCTCGCGTCGCGAGGTCCGTTCGCGCTCGTACGGGGCCGGGCTCGAGCGCGACGGGGACGGATGCGGGAATCCTGGCCGGAGGCGGTCGACAGCCTGTCCTCCGGGATCAGGGCAGGACTGGCGCTGCCGGAGGCGCTGAGCCAGCTCGGGGAGAGGGGGCCCATGGAGCTGCGCGATGCCTTCGCAGCCTTCGGGCGCGACTTCCGTGCGTCCGGCAGGTTCTCTGAGAGCCTCGATGAGCTGAAGGCACGGCTCGCGGATCCGGTGGCGGATCGGATCGTCGAGGCGCTCCGGCTCACCCGCGAGGTGGGCGGCACCGATATCGGACATCTGCTCAGAACCCTGAGCGAGCTGCTCCGTGAGGACGCTCGCACCCGTGGCGAGCTCGAGGCGCGTCAGAGCTGGACCGTCAACGCAGCGCGCCTCGCCGTCGCGGCGCCGTGGGCGGTGCTGCTCATGCTCGCGAGCCAGCCGCAGAACGCACGCGCATACGACTCCGGCGTCGGCGTGACGATCCTGGTAGCCGGGGGAGGTGCGACGGTGATCGCGTACCGCGTCATGATGCGGATCGGGCGCCTTCCGCAGGAGCAGCGGGTAATGCGGTGA
- a CDS encoding CpaF family protein: MGTEVLALLEEQVRAQIRERGVDPLRDRDAVRDLVDDALAEWGERALTGAVVPVDDPIEASRAVLANVAGLGPLQQYMDDPEIEEIWINEPSSVFVARRGVPELTTTILTSTQVRDLVEQMLKLSGRRLDLSSPFVDASLPGGERLHAVIPDVTREHWSVNIRKYVARAAHPEDLVQLGSLTPDAASFLVAAVTVGLNILVSGATQAGKTTMLNALAGAIPARDRVVTCEEVFELALPLRDVVGMQCRQPSLEGTGEIPLRRLVKEALRMRPDRIVIGEVREAESLDMLIALNAGVPGMCTLHANSARDAVVKMCTLPLLAGDNVTAAFVVPTVASAIDLVVHLDRDAHGTRRVREIVGVPGRVEQGIVELSDLFRRQAGVLVRGDGHPPHAERFARAGIDVVRLWGAR, from the coding sequence ATGGGGACGGAGGTTCTGGCGCTGCTTGAGGAGCAGGTGCGCGCGCAGATTCGCGAGCGGGGAGTGGATCCGCTGCGCGATCGCGATGCGGTGCGTGATCTGGTCGACGATGCGCTGGCCGAGTGGGGCGAGCGTGCGCTGACCGGTGCCGTGGTCCCGGTCGACGATCCGATCGAGGCCTCGCGCGCGGTGCTCGCCAACGTGGCCGGTCTCGGACCGCTCCAGCAGTACATGGACGATCCGGAGATCGAGGAGATCTGGATCAACGAGCCGAGCAGTGTGTTCGTCGCGCGGCGGGGAGTGCCCGAGCTGACCACCACGATCCTCACCTCGACCCAGGTCCGCGACCTGGTCGAGCAGATGCTCAAGCTGTCAGGCCGCCGGCTCGACCTGTCCAGTCCGTTCGTCGACGCCTCACTCCCCGGAGGCGAACGCCTCCATGCGGTGATCCCGGATGTCACACGCGAGCACTGGAGCGTCAACATCAGGAAATACGTCGCACGGGCGGCTCACCCTGAGGACCTCGTGCAGCTCGGCTCCCTCACCCCGGACGCTGCCAGTTTCCTGGTCGCCGCAGTGACCGTAGGCCTCAACATCCTTGTGTCGGGGGCGACGCAGGCGGGCAAGACCACCATGCTGAACGCCCTCGCCGGTGCGATCCCGGCCCGTGATCGGGTGGTCACGTGCGAGGAGGTGTTCGAGCTCGCGCTTCCGCTCCGGGATGTGGTCGGGATGCAATGTCGGCAGCCGTCGCTCGAGGGTACCGGCGAGATTCCACTGAGACGCCTCGTGAAAGAGGCGTTGCGCATGAGGCCGGATCGCATCGTGATCGGTGAGGTGCGGGAGGCAGAGTCGCTCGACATGCTGATCGCGCTCAACGCTGGCGTGCCCGGGATGTGCACCCTCCATGCCAACTCCGCGCGCGACGCGGTGGTGAAGATGTGCACCCTGCCGCTGCTCGCGGGAGACAACGTGACCGCGGCGTTCGTCGTTCCGACGGTGGCGTCAGCCATCGATCTGGTGGTGCACCTCGACCGCGATGCGCACGGGACGCGCCGGGTGCGGGAGATCGTCGGCGTGCCTGGCCGCGTAGAGCAGGGGATCGTCGAGCTGTCGGACCTCTTCAGACGCCAGGCGGGCGTGCTCGTCCGCGGCGACGGGCATCCGCCGCATGCGGAGCGGTTCGCCCGCGCAGGGATCGACGTCGTCCGCCTCTGGGGAGCGCGCTGA
- a CDS encoding bZIP transcription factor: MADSRTTKAQLEQRLRELEAENEELQSRLQDHPPAPPTGPAGAQQPAADAPHRRGRSFLGATLIVIAAILAPLTSVASFAAAQVSDTRAFVATLAPLAKDPAVQALIVDKASTAIDDALDTDALVQDLLDSIITADSTPRLAAAADVLGPLLADQTRVAIRSALTAVVQSDAFASVWEDALTLTHSQLVSILEGDGQGAVAINSSGDVVIQLQPILDALKPALVDQGFGLADSIPSVDVSITVTQVPQVATARLAYAILTTLGSVLPWLVLALLVVGVLVHPRRARAVMIAGSLMLVVGGTMAGLLTVVGAVAAAGLASDIPVDATVALYGGLTRQLVASSLAFALAGAIALLGGFLAGGSAAAASARRGGSSVLARGGSALDDRGWRSPDLARLLDRQGWLLWAALAAVFALCFALLRPLTPWDVVLMAVLLAVVALAFGVLKGDPASAPASDPAADPV, encoded by the coding sequence ATGGCGGACAGCAGGACGACGAAGGCGCAGCTCGAGCAGCGGCTGCGGGAGCTCGAGGCGGAGAACGAGGAGCTGCAGTCGCGCCTGCAGGACCATCCTCCCGCCCCGCCGACCGGGCCCGCCGGCGCGCAGCAGCCTGCGGCGGACGCGCCGCACCGCCGAGGCCGGTCCTTCCTGGGTGCGACGCTCATCGTGATCGCGGCGATCCTGGCACCGCTCACGAGCGTCGCGTCGTTCGCGGCAGCTCAGGTGAGCGACACGCGCGCGTTCGTCGCGACGCTCGCACCGCTGGCGAAGGACCCCGCCGTGCAGGCGCTGATCGTGGACAAGGCCTCGACGGCCATCGACGACGCGCTGGACACCGACGCGCTGGTGCAGGACCTGCTGGACAGCATCATCACGGCGGACTCGACGCCGCGCCTCGCCGCTGCGGCCGACGTCCTCGGTCCGCTGCTGGCGGACCAGACGCGCGTCGCCATCCGCTCGGCCCTCACCGCCGTCGTCCAGTCCGACGCGTTCGCGTCGGTGTGGGAGGACGCGCTCACGCTCACCCACTCGCAGCTCGTGTCGATCCTCGAGGGGGACGGCCAGGGCGCGGTCGCGATCAACTCGTCCGGTGACGTGGTGATCCAGCTGCAGCCGATCCTCGACGCCCTCAAGCCGGCGCTCGTGGATCAGGGGTTCGGCCTCGCGGACTCGATCCCGTCTGTCGACGTGTCCATCACGGTCACGCAGGTGCCGCAGGTGGCGACCGCTCGCCTCGCCTACGCGATCCTGACCACGCTCGGCTCGGTCCTGCCGTGGCTGGTCCTCGCGCTGCTCGTGGTGGGCGTGCTGGTCCACCCGCGCCGCGCGCGTGCCGTGATGATCGCCGGGAGCCTCATGCTCGTGGTGGGCGGGACGATGGCGGGCCTGCTCACGGTCGTGGGCGCCGTCGCGGCGGCGGGGCTCGCCTCCGACATCCCCGTCGACGCGACGGTCGCCCTGTACGGCGGCCTCACCCGTCAGCTCGTGGCCTCGAGCCTCGCGTTCGCGCTCGCGGGGGCCATCGCGCTGCTCGGAGGCTTCCTCGCCGGCGGGTCCGCGGCTGCCGCGTCGGCGCGCCGCGGCGGCTCGTCCGTGCTCGCGCGGGGAGGTTCGGCGCTCGACGACCGCGGATGGCGCTCGCCCGATCTCGCCCGCCTGCTCGACCGCCAGGGCTGGCTGCTCTGGGCGGCGCTGGCGGCGGTGTTCGCACTGTGCTTCGCGCTGCTCAGGCCGCTCACGCCGTGGGACGTGGTGCTGATGGCAGTGCTGCTCGCCGTGGTCGCGCTCGCCTTCGGCGTTCTCAAGGGCGACCCCGCCTCCGCGCCGGCGAGCGACCCCGCCGCCGACCCCGTCTGA